In the Brassica napus cultivar Da-Ae chromosome A7, Da-Ae, whole genome shotgun sequence genome, one interval contains:
- the LOC111199220 gene encoding uncharacterized protein LOC111199220, which yields MAKVFALKLIWRLHSKSDSLWPIWVHKYLLKNEVFWDARDSVTGSWVWRKLLKLRPVANFFLKLAIKNGESVKFWLDIWHPMGHLIDVSGEIGTQKLGICRNARVCDVVVGTEWRFRSTRDRTLQAIVSQVRSFPVTITPDEEDELMWKHGQDDIRDSFSSNKTWSLICDPIENVAWHRVIWFQQGVPRFVFFCLASNKRQAF from the coding sequence ATGGCCAAGGTCTTTGCTTTGAAACTCATTTGGCGTCTTCACTCTAAGTCTGATTCTCTGTGGCCAATTTGGGTCCATAAGTATCTATTGAAGAACGAGGTATTCTGGGATGCAAGGGATAGTGTTACAGGGTCTTGGGTCTGGCGGAAGTTGTTGAAGCTCCGGCCAGTGGctaatttttttctcaagttGGCGATAAAGAATGGAGAGTCGGTTAAGTTCTGGCTCGATATCTGGCACCCTATGGGGCATCTCATTGATGTCTCTGGGGAAATAGGCACTCAGAAGCTTGGGATCTGTCGCAATGCCCGTGTTTGTGATGTTGTGGTCGGAACAGAGTGGAGATTCCGAAGCACTCGTGACCGCACGCTCCAGGCCATCGTTTCACAGGTTAGGAGCTTTCCGGTCACTATAACCccggatgaagaagatgaattaATGTGGAAGCATGGTCAGGACGATATCAGGGATAGTTTCTCATCAAACAAAACTTGGAGTTTGATCTGTGATCCCATAGAAAATGTTGCATGGCATCGTGTGATCTGGTTCCAACAGGGAGTTCCCCGGTTCGTGTTTTTTTGCTTGGCTAGCAATAAAAGACAGGCTTTCTAA
- the LOC125576474 gene encoding uncharacterized protein LOC125576474, translating into MSRFFFGLANLSPVSDVLAHKRRRFRLFSSSLATTTPYLSLGDTLKKDSPDDCTETRDVVFFDPVKEERLTVTDKTFPQELVHSRQIGSSHGWGLSRDGERSVCMSNVYHPSSPKSNPEIIPLPSLTALPDNQTGVVWNVAMSSSSPSDDDDEDCVVAIKFLGNQLSLCRPNRDLRWTNVETLGMLETSNLMYSERDQRFYLPAPGGNALYSWDLHLNKSPELHQVVFRDLPELAESEWGLLDMVCSRTEHCYLNKRERKFVT; encoded by the exons ATGTCTCGGTTTTTCTTCGGACTAGCTAACCTCTCTCCAGTCAGCGATGTACTA GCCCACAAAAGGAGGAGATTTCGTTTGTTTTCATCTTCCCTAGCCACCACTACTCCGTACTTGTCCCTGGGCGATACGCTTAAGAAAGACTCGCCGGATGATTGCACCGAAACAAGAGATGTTGTCTTCTTCGATCCGGTCAAGGAAGAGAGGCTTACCGTCACTGACAAAACCTTTCCCCAAGAGCTCGTCCACTCGAGGCAGATAGGGAGTTCTCATGGATGGGGGCTCTCTAGAGATGGTGAGCGTTCCGTATGTATGAGCAACGTTTACCATCCCTCGTCTCCCAAATCAAACCCCGAGATTATCCCTCTGCCTTCTCTTACTGCTCTGCCAGATAACCAAACCGGAGTCGTCTGGAACGTGgcgatgtcttcttcttctccttctgatgatgatgatgaagactgTGTGGTTGCTATCAAGTTCTTGGGCAATCAGCTCAGTCTCTGCCGACCCAACCGTGACTTGCGTTGGACCAACGTTGAGACTTTGGGTATGTTGGAAACATCTAATCTCATGTATTCCGAGAGAGACCAAAGATTCTACTTGCCTGCTCCTGGAGGCAACGCGTTGTACTCTTGGGATCTCCACTTGAACAAAAGCCCTGAGTTACATCAGGTTGTGTTCCGCGACCTTCCTGAGTTGGCTGAGTCCGAGTGGGGTTTGCTGGATATGGTGTGTAGCAGGACGGAACACTGTTACTTGAATAAACGAGAGAGAAAGTTTGTTACATGA